From a region of the Burkholderia lata genome:
- a CDS encoding L-rhamnonate dehydratase: MKIRSVRARVFQWKGKTVPPQGNFCSNAMDLLYAPQETMSTFRFHSWTVVEVETDDGIVGLGNVALAPHVAKVIIDQYLAPLVIGQDPWDYEYLNQRMYRATHAWGRKGIGMAAISAVDIAIWDILGKSVGKPVFKLLGGRTKEKIPCYYSKLYRTDLREMQDEAQRYLKEGFRAFKMRFGYGPAHGQQGVTENLKSVAAIREVIGYDNDLMLECYMGWNLEYAKRILPKLEKYQPRWLEEPVIADDIDGYAELNQLTRIPISGGEHEFSLYGFKQLLDRKAVSVVQYDTNRVGGITMAHKINALCEAYSVPVIPHAGQMHNYHLTMSTLASPMSEYFPMFDVEVGNELFYYIFDGEPVAENGFVQLRDDVPGLGLTLKTEFLDQFDIVE, from the coding sequence ATGAAAATCCGTTCCGTCCGCGCCCGCGTATTCCAGTGGAAAGGCAAGACCGTCCCGCCGCAGGGCAACTTCTGCTCGAACGCGATGGACCTGCTGTACGCGCCGCAGGAAACGATGAGCACGTTCCGCTTCCATTCGTGGACGGTCGTCGAAGTCGAGACCGACGACGGCATCGTCGGCCTCGGCAACGTCGCGCTCGCGCCGCATGTCGCGAAGGTGATCATCGACCAGTACCTCGCGCCGCTCGTGATCGGCCAGGACCCGTGGGACTACGAATACCTGAACCAGCGGATGTATCGCGCGACCCACGCGTGGGGCCGCAAGGGCATCGGCATGGCGGCGATCTCGGCGGTCGACATCGCGATCTGGGACATCCTCGGCAAGAGCGTCGGCAAGCCCGTGTTCAAGCTGCTCGGCGGGCGCACCAAGGAAAAGATCCCCTGCTATTACTCGAAGCTCTACCGCACCGACCTGCGGGAGATGCAGGACGAGGCGCAGCGCTACCTGAAGGAAGGCTTCCGCGCGTTCAAGATGCGCTTCGGCTACGGGCCCGCGCACGGACAGCAAGGCGTGACCGAGAACCTGAAGTCGGTCGCGGCGATCCGCGAGGTGATCGGCTACGACAACGACCTGATGCTCGAGTGCTACATGGGCTGGAACCTCGAGTACGCGAAGCGCATCCTGCCGAAGCTCGAGAAATACCAGCCGCGCTGGCTGGAAGAACCGGTGATCGCCGACGACATCGACGGCTACGCGGAGCTGAACCAGCTGACACGCATCCCGATCTCCGGCGGCGAGCACGAGTTCTCGCTGTACGGCTTCAAGCAGCTGCTCGACCGCAAGGCCGTGTCGGTCGTCCAGTACGACACGAACCGCGTCGGCGGGATCACGATGGCGCACAAGATCAACGCGCTGTGCGAGGCGTACAGCGTGCCGGTGATTCCGCATGCGGGCCAGATGCACAACTATCACCTGACGATGAGCACGCTCGCGTCGCCGATGAGCGAGTACTTCCCGATGTTCGACGTCGAGGTCGGCAACGAGCTGTTCTATTACATCTTCGACGGCGAGCCGGTGGCCGAGAACGGCTTCGTGCAACTGCGCGACGACGTGCCGGGCCTCGGTCTCACGCTGAAGACCGAGTTCCTCGACCAGTTCGACATCGTCGAGTGA
- the hchA gene encoding glyoxalase III HchA, with protein sequence MTSEQPQMDRTPSPDPAENNAYFPSPYSLSQYTSSKTDFTGADYPNPYTGGKWKVLMIATDERYVLMTNGKMFSTGNHPVEMLLPMHHMDQAGFEIDIATLSGNPAKLELWAMPGDDEAVQGTYRKYLPKLKTPLKLSDVLDADLGPESPYIAVFIPGGHGVLAGIPYSKDVKRALHWALDYDRHIITLCHGPASLLSAAVDEDPQNYPFKGYEMCVFPDALDTGPNLEIGYMPGPLPWLVAQSLEKLGAKVLNKDMTGRCHQDRKLITGDSPLASNGIGKLAAAALLKEVGH encoded by the coding sequence ATGACTTCCGAACAGCCGCAGATGGACAGAACGCCGTCGCCCGATCCGGCCGAAAACAACGCGTACTTTCCGTCGCCGTATTCGCTGTCGCAGTACACGTCGTCGAAGACCGATTTCACCGGCGCGGATTACCCGAATCCGTACACGGGCGGCAAGTGGAAGGTGCTGATGATCGCGACCGACGAGCGCTACGTCCTGATGACGAACGGCAAGATGTTCTCGACCGGCAATCATCCGGTCGAAATGCTGCTGCCGATGCATCACATGGACCAGGCCGGCTTCGAGATCGATATCGCGACGCTGTCGGGCAACCCCGCGAAACTCGAACTCTGGGCGATGCCGGGCGACGACGAGGCGGTGCAGGGCACGTACCGGAAGTACCTGCCGAAGCTCAAGACGCCGCTGAAGCTGTCCGACGTGCTCGACGCCGACCTCGGCCCCGAATCGCCGTACATCGCCGTGTTCATTCCGGGCGGCCACGGCGTCCTCGCCGGCATTCCGTACAGCAAGGACGTGAAGCGCGCGCTGCACTGGGCGCTCGATTACGACCGGCACATCATCACGCTGTGCCACGGGCCCGCGAGCCTGTTGTCGGCTGCCGTGGATGAAGATCCGCAGAACTACCCGTTCAAGGGCTACGAGATGTGCGTGTTCCCGGATGCGCTCGACACCGGCCCGAATCTCGAGATCGGCTACATGCCGGGCCCGCTGCCGTGGCTCGTCGCACAAAGCCTGGAAAAGCTCGGTGCGAAGGTGCTCAACAAGGACATGACCGGCCGCTGCCATCAGGACCGCAAGCTGATCACGGGCGACAGCCCGCTCGCGTCGAACGGCATCGGCAAGCTCGCGGCCGCCGCGCTGCTGAAGGAAGTCGGCCACTGA
- a CDS encoding 4-hydroxythreonine-4-phosphate dehydrogenase PdxA codes for MNTPSSTAALPVVALTLGDPAGIGAELIAKLLARPDATTHANLVLIGDRWLWEAGQRVAGVTVDVEPVASLAAVRNRPSTARAAFVAIDTIDPADVTVGQPGAAGGRSTLTVLDLCLDAALAGDIDAICFAPLNKYAMKLGGLKHEDELHHFAEALGVTGYFCEFNTLGELWTARISSHIPLKDAPGYLSIERIEQASELIYRSLLANGVAAPKVAIAAFNPHGGDGGSCGREEVDIIEPAVRQLQSRDWPTDAPFHGPFPADTIFLKAQAGDYQAIVTMYHDQGQIAIKLLGFSRGVTVQGGLPVPITTPAHGTAYDIAGRGTADVGATWQALQIACRMGAARRTTPVSA; via the coding sequence ATGAACACCCCCTCGTCCACCGCCGCCCTGCCCGTCGTCGCGCTGACGCTCGGCGACCCCGCCGGCATCGGCGCCGAGCTGATCGCAAAACTGCTCGCCCGCCCCGACGCCACCACCCACGCGAATCTCGTGCTGATCGGCGATCGCTGGCTGTGGGAAGCCGGCCAGCGCGTTGCCGGCGTGACGGTCGACGTCGAGCCCGTCGCCTCGCTCGCCGCCGTGCGCAACCGGCCGTCGACCGCGCGTGCCGCGTTCGTCGCCATCGACACGATCGATCCGGCCGACGTCACGGTCGGCCAGCCCGGCGCGGCCGGCGGCCGCTCGACGCTGACCGTCCTCGACCTGTGCCTCGACGCGGCGCTTGCCGGCGACATCGACGCCATCTGCTTCGCGCCACTCAACAAATACGCGATGAAGCTCGGCGGCCTGAAGCACGAGGACGAGCTGCACCACTTCGCCGAAGCACTCGGCGTGACCGGCTATTTCTGCGAATTCAACACGCTCGGCGAGCTGTGGACCGCACGCATCTCATCGCACATTCCGCTGAAGGATGCACCGGGCTACCTGAGCATCGAGCGGATCGAACAGGCGTCCGAACTGATCTACCGGTCGCTGCTCGCGAACGGCGTCGCGGCGCCGAAGGTGGCGATCGCCGCGTTCAACCCGCACGGCGGCGACGGCGGCAGCTGCGGCCGCGAGGAAGTCGACATCATCGAGCCGGCCGTGCGCCAGCTGCAGTCGCGCGACTGGCCGACCGACGCGCCGTTCCACGGCCCGTTCCCCGCCGACACGATCTTCCTGAAGGCGCAGGCCGGCGACTACCAGGCGATCGTCACGATGTACCACGACCAGGGGCAGATCGCGATCAAGCTGCTCGGCTTCTCGCGCGGCGTGACCGTGCAGGGCGGGCTGCCCGTGCCGATCACGACGCCCGCGCACGGCACCGCGTACGACATCGCGGGCCGCGGCACGGCCGACGTCGGCGCGACCTGGCAGGCGCTGCAGATCGCCTGCCGGATGGGCGCCGCGCGCCGCACCACCCCCGTTTCGGCGTGA
- a CDS encoding MFS transporter, with the protein MTLLNPATPAYEAGEAIPRRRWLRVIPPLLLACIISYMDRVNIAFAMPGGMNADLGMDATMAGLAGGIFFFGYLFLQIPGGRRAALGSGKTFIAWSLVSWAVLSVLTGLVTHTWQLLTLRFLLGVAEGGMLPVVLTMVSHWFPDRERGRANAMVIMFVPLAGMITAPLSGFILAAYDWHHLFFSAGALSLLCLVVWLMFADDGPETARWVSPREKAYILDALREEQERKRAAGTPAAASFGELLRNPTIWLLIAINFCYQVGIYGYTMWLPTLLKNLTHTGMGKIGLLAMLPYVAMVIGMFATSYLSDRTGKRRLFVLLPLVGFAACLALSVLTHASMAVSFAFLIGCGFFLQAAAGVFWAIPPKLCSVETAGSARGLINALGNLGGFCGPYAVGVLTQHVSAAAGVYSLAITLAVAGLLALTLPKRCED; encoded by the coding sequence ATGACCCTGTTGAACCCGGCCACCCCGGCATACGAAGCCGGCGAAGCCATTCCGCGCCGCCGCTGGCTGCGCGTGATTCCGCCGCTGCTGCTCGCCTGCATCATTTCCTACATGGACCGCGTGAACATCGCGTTCGCGATGCCCGGCGGGATGAACGCCGATCTCGGCATGGACGCGACGATGGCCGGCCTCGCCGGCGGCATCTTCTTCTTCGGCTACCTGTTCCTGCAGATTCCCGGCGGCCGGCGCGCGGCGCTCGGCAGCGGCAAGACCTTCATCGCGTGGTCGCTCGTGAGCTGGGCCGTGCTGTCGGTGCTGACCGGGCTCGTCACACATACCTGGCAACTGCTGACACTGCGCTTCCTGCTCGGCGTGGCCGAGGGCGGGATGCTGCCCGTCGTGCTGACGATGGTCAGCCACTGGTTTCCCGATCGCGAACGCGGCCGCGCGAATGCGATGGTCATCATGTTCGTGCCGCTCGCCGGCATGATCACCGCGCCGCTGTCCGGCTTCATCCTCGCCGCGTACGACTGGCATCACCTGTTCTTCAGCGCGGGCGCGCTGTCGCTGCTGTGCCTCGTCGTGTGGCTGATGTTCGCCGACGACGGCCCGGAGACCGCGCGCTGGGTGTCGCCGCGCGAGAAGGCCTACATCCTCGACGCGCTGCGCGAAGAACAGGAACGCAAGCGCGCGGCCGGCACACCGGCTGCCGCATCGTTCGGCGAGCTGCTGCGCAACCCGACGATCTGGCTGCTGATCGCCATCAACTTCTGCTATCAGGTCGGCATCTACGGCTATACGATGTGGTTGCCTACTCTACTGAAAAACCTCACGCACACCGGGATGGGCAAGATCGGCCTGCTCGCGATGCTCCCGTATGTCGCGATGGTGATCGGGATGTTCGCCACGTCGTATTTGTCTGACCGAACCGGCAAGCGCCGCCTGTTCGTGCTGCTGCCGCTCGTCGGCTTCGCCGCGTGCCTGGCGCTGTCGGTGCTCACGCATGCGTCGATGGCCGTGTCGTTCGCGTTCCTGATCGGTTGCGGCTTCTTCCTGCAGGCGGCCGCCGGCGTGTTCTGGGCGATTCCGCCGAAGCTCTGCAGCGTCGAGACGGCCGGCAGCGCGCGCGGCCTGATCAACGCGCTCGGCAATCTCGGCGGCTTCTGCGGCCCGTATGCGGTCGGCGTGCTGACCCAGCACGTGAGCGCCGCGGCCGGCGTGTACAGCCTCGCGATCACGCTCGCGGTGGCCGGCCTGCTCGCGCTGACGCTGCCGAAACGCTGCGAGGACTGA
- a CDS encoding LysR family transcriptional regulator has translation MGSIDRRDSTPQLLNRLRMRQIALLLAVDECSTLRAAADQMGLTQPAATKMLAELESALGQRLFDRVGRGLVLNPAGERVLGYFRGIRGSVEALNRELGELQLGSAGRLAIGSIMAASPGRLTEALVQLKARYPLLAIDIAVDTSDRLMPQLLEGVLEVVIGRHVGTDCDFRVVDDEALAIIAGRDHPLAGAGPVAFDALLDYAWILQPAGSPAREVVEREFRARHQPMPRGLVETGSILTTMNLVDRSPMLGVIPLTVAQRNAEHGLVAIIDYTLEQKLPSYGSLVRRDRPLSIPAQQFLALFHREGGGDDGGA, from the coding sequence ATGGGCTCGATCGACCGACGAGACTCGACGCCGCAGTTGCTGAACCGTCTGCGCATGCGGCAGATCGCGCTGCTGCTGGCCGTGGACGAATGCTCGACGCTGCGCGCCGCGGCTGACCAGATGGGCCTCACGCAGCCGGCCGCGACGAAGATGCTGGCCGAGCTGGAGAGTGCGCTCGGCCAGCGGTTGTTCGATCGCGTCGGGCGCGGGCTCGTGCTGAACCCGGCCGGCGAACGCGTGCTCGGCTATTTCCGCGGCATTCGCGGCAGCGTGGAGGCGCTGAACCGCGAGCTCGGCGAGCTGCAGCTCGGCAGCGCGGGGCGGCTCGCGATCGGCAGCATCATGGCGGCGTCGCCGGGGCGGCTCACCGAGGCGCTGGTGCAGTTGAAGGCGCGTTATCCGCTGCTGGCGATCGACATCGCCGTGGATACGAGCGACAGGCTGATGCCGCAGCTTCTTGAAGGCGTGCTCGAAGTGGTGATCGGGCGCCACGTCGGGACCGATTGCGACTTCCGCGTGGTTGACGACGAGGCGCTCGCGATCATCGCGGGCCGCGACCATCCGCTCGCAGGCGCGGGCCCCGTGGCGTTCGACGCGCTGCTCGATTACGCGTGGATCCTGCAGCCGGCGGGCAGCCCCGCGCGCGAGGTCGTCGAGCGTGAGTTCCGCGCGCGGCACCAGCCGATGCCGCGCGGGCTGGTCGAAACGGGGTCGATCCTGACCACGATGAACCTCGTCGACCGTTCGCCGATGCTCGGCGTGATTCCGCTGACGGTGGCGCAGCGCAATGCGGAGCACGGGCTCGTCGCGATCATCGATTACACGCTCGAACAGAAGCTGCCGTCGTACGGCAGCCTCGTGCGGCGCGACCGGCCGCTGAGCATTCCAGCGCAGCAGTTTCTCGCGCTGTTTCACCGGGAAGGGGGCGGGGATGATGGCGGCGCTTGA
- a CDS encoding amidohydrolase family protein → MRDASPLDGMPDALVDAHHHLWRLDAGAHYPWLQEHYDPARFMFGDYTALCRDFGVDEFRHAAQHAPLVASVHVEAERARDEALAETRWLHEVAASHGLPSAVVAWVDLLAGDADERLAEQAAWPRVRGVRFKPRTAASPDASVDGPGTLRDPRWPAALERLAAHGLSWDLRVPFWHLEEAAALLADTPDVDVVLEHAGLPWDRSNAGLARWRRGMVALAASPRVTVKISELGLRDTVWNEADNARIIRDTIAIFGAQRCLFASNFPVAGLRVSYPALLRTFARAMTHLEDAQRRAIWHDNALRVYRIDVGAAAAAATGHAN, encoded by the coding sequence ATGCGCGACGCATCGCCGCTCGACGGCATGCCGGATGCGCTCGTCGATGCGCATCACCACCTGTGGCGGCTCGATGCAGGCGCGCACTATCCGTGGCTGCAGGAGCACTACGATCCGGCGCGCTTCATGTTCGGCGACTACACGGCGCTGTGCCGCGATTTCGGGGTCGACGAGTTCCGGCACGCGGCACAACACGCACCGCTCGTCGCCAGCGTGCACGTCGAGGCCGAGCGGGCGCGCGACGAGGCACTCGCGGAAACGCGCTGGCTGCATGAAGTCGCGGCGTCGCACGGGTTGCCGTCGGCGGTCGTCGCGTGGGTCGACCTGCTCGCGGGCGATGCGGATGAACGGCTCGCCGAGCAGGCAGCATGGCCGCGTGTGCGCGGCGTGCGTTTCAAGCCGCGCACCGCGGCTTCGCCGGATGCGTCGGTCGACGGGCCGGGCACGCTGCGCGATCCGCGCTGGCCGGCCGCGCTGGAACGCCTCGCCGCGCACGGCCTGAGCTGGGATCTGCGTGTGCCGTTCTGGCATCTCGAGGAAGCGGCTGCGCTGCTGGCCGATACACCGGATGTCGACGTCGTGCTCGAACATGCGGGGCTGCCGTGGGATCGCTCGAATGCAGGGCTCGCGCGATGGCGGCGCGGCATGGTGGCGCTTGCCGCGTCGCCGCGTGTCACCGTGAAGATCTCCGAACTCGGCTTGCGCGACACGGTGTGGAACGAGGCGGACAACGCACGGATCATCCGCGACACGATCGCGATCTTCGGCGCGCAGCGCTGCCTGTTCGCCAGCAACTTTCCGGTGGCTGGGCTGCGTGTGTCGTATCCGGCACTGCTGCGCACGTTCGCTCGTGCGATGACGCACCTTGAAGACGCCCAACGCCGCGCGATCTGGCATGACAACGCGCTGCGGGTGTACCGGATCGACGTCGGCGCGGCTGCCGCAGCCGCTACCGGGCACGCAAACTGA
- a CDS encoding MFS transporter: protein MPNDHRQRRHTLWLLCALSFILYVDRVNLATAAGAIKAELGLSNTELGVAFSAFAYSYAICQIGGGWIADRFGARITLIGCGLIWVVSTFTTGFVHSLGLLFAARLLLGIGEGATLPAQARAITHWFPRERRGVVQGFTHSFSRLGNAVTPPIVAALMTWLSWRAAFFVIGAVTLVWLAWWIVGFREYPLGDEAGHDRPRAARAAPPTGPTPWGPLFRRMAPTIFVYFCYGWTAWLFFTWLPTFFLNGQGLNLKSTALFASGVFFAGVVGDTLGGWMCDRIYRKTGNLALSRQSVIVASFVGALVCLLPLAVVHSTAGVALCLSGSFLCLELTIGPIWAVPSDIAPAHAGIASGMMNAGSAISGILSPILFGYLVDRTGSWTVPFIGSVAMLLIGIVAALRIRPERTLAESMPALADAPAAPSAR from the coding sequence ATGCCTAACGACCACCGTCAACGGCGCCACACCCTGTGGCTGCTGTGCGCGCTTTCGTTCATCCTCTACGTCGACCGCGTCAACCTCGCGACCGCGGCCGGCGCGATCAAGGCCGAACTCGGCCTGTCGAATACCGAACTTGGCGTCGCATTCTCCGCGTTCGCGTATTCGTATGCAATCTGCCAGATCGGCGGCGGCTGGATCGCCGACCGGTTCGGCGCCCGCATCACGCTGATCGGCTGCGGGCTGATCTGGGTCGTATCGACCTTCACCACCGGGTTCGTGCACAGCCTCGGGCTGCTGTTCGCCGCGCGCCTGCTGCTCGGCATCGGCGAAGGCGCGACGCTGCCCGCCCAGGCCCGCGCGATCACCCACTGGTTCCCGCGCGAGCGGCGCGGCGTCGTGCAGGGCTTCACGCATTCGTTCTCGCGGCTCGGCAACGCAGTCACGCCGCCGATCGTCGCCGCGCTGATGACCTGGCTGTCGTGGCGCGCGGCGTTCTTCGTGATCGGCGCGGTCACGCTGGTGTGGCTCGCATGGTGGATCGTCGGCTTCCGCGAATATCCGCTCGGCGACGAAGCCGGCCACGATCGCCCGCGCGCGGCCCGCGCCGCGCCGCCCACCGGCCCGACGCCGTGGGGGCCGCTGTTCCGCCGGATGGCGCCGACCATCTTCGTCTACTTCTGCTACGGCTGGACGGCGTGGCTGTTCTTCACGTGGCTGCCGACGTTCTTCCTGAACGGCCAGGGCCTGAACCTGAAGTCGACCGCGCTGTTCGCGTCCGGCGTGTTCTTCGCGGGCGTGGTCGGCGACACGCTCGGCGGCTGGATGTGCGACCGGATCTACCGGAAGACCGGCAACCTCGCGCTGTCGCGCCAGAGCGTGATCGTCGCGAGCTTCGTCGGCGCGCTCGTGTGCCTGCTGCCGCTCGCGGTCGTGCACTCGACGGCCGGCGTCGCGCTGTGCCTGTCGGGGTCGTTCCTGTGCCTCGAACTGACGATCGGGCCGATCTGGGCCGTGCCGAGCGACATCGCGCCGGCCCACGCCGGCATCGCGAGCGGGATGATGAACGCGGGCTCCGCGATCTCGGGGATCCTGTCGCCGATCCTGTTCGGCTATCTCGTCGATCGCACGGGGAGCTGGACCGTGCCGTTCATCGGCTCGGTCGCGATGCTGCTGATCGGCATCGTCGCCGCGCTGCGGATTCGCCCGGAACGCACGCTGGCGGAATCGATGCCGGCGCTCGCTGATGCGCCTGCGGCGCCGTCTGCGCGCTGA
- a CDS encoding dihydrodipicolinate synthase family protein, with the protein MNARYQGVFPVAPTIFDATGALDLDGQRRCLDFMIDAGSQGICIHANYSEQFALGDDERELITRTTLEHVAGRVPVIVTTSHFSARICAERNRHAQALGAAMVMVMPPYHGATFRVPEAQVRAFFREAADGLDIPLMIQDAPASGVALSAPFLASLAREIDAVSYFKIETAGAASKLRELIALGGNAIEGPWDGEEGITLLADLDAGATGAMTGGGYPDGIRRITDAYFAGRRDEAVEQYARWLPLINYENRQSGFLTAKALMREGGVIACDQPRSPWPELHPQVRAGLLDAARRLDPIVLRWGR; encoded by the coding sequence ATGAACGCACGCTACCAGGGCGTCTTTCCGGTCGCGCCGACGATCTTCGATGCGACCGGCGCGCTCGACCTCGACGGCCAGCGCCGCTGCCTCGACTTCATGATCGATGCCGGTTCGCAAGGCATCTGCATCCACGCGAATTATTCGGAGCAGTTCGCGCTCGGCGACGACGAACGCGAACTGATCACGCGCACCACGCTCGAGCACGTCGCGGGCCGCGTGCCGGTGATCGTCACGACGTCGCACTTCAGCGCGCGGATCTGCGCGGAACGCAACCGGCACGCGCAGGCGCTCGGCGCGGCGATGGTGATGGTGATGCCGCCGTACCACGGCGCGACGTTCCGCGTGCCTGAAGCGCAGGTGCGCGCGTTCTTCCGCGAAGCCGCCGACGGCCTCGACATTCCGCTGATGATCCAGGACGCACCCGCGAGCGGCGTCGCGCTGTCCGCGCCGTTCCTCGCATCGCTCGCCCGCGAGATCGACGCGGTGTCGTACTTCAAGATCGAGACGGCCGGCGCCGCGTCGAAGCTGCGCGAGCTGATCGCGCTCGGCGGCAACGCGATCGAGGGGCCGTGGGACGGCGAGGAAGGCATCACGCTGCTCGCCGATCTCGATGCCGGCGCGACCGGCGCGATGACGGGCGGCGGCTATCCGGACGGGATTCGCCGGATCACCGACGCGTATTTCGCCGGTCGCCGCGACGAAGCGGTCGAGCAGTACGCGCGCTGGCTGCCGCTGATCAACTACGAGAACCGCCAGTCGGGCTTCCTGACCGCGAAGGCGCTGATGCGGGAAGGCGGCGTGATCGCGTGCGACCAGCCCCGATCGCCCTGGCCCGAGCTGCATCCACAGGTGCGCGCCGGTTTGCTCGACGCGGCGCGGCGGCTCGATCCGATCGTGCTGCGCTGGGGACGCTAG
- a CDS encoding response regulator, with protein MAQPDLPTPSSAGQDAQALVLIAEDEPEIAEILTAYLARGGLRTVHAADGRRALELHLQLKPDLVLLDVQMPHVDGWKVLAEIRHRGDTPVIMLTALDQDIDKLTGLRIGADDYVVKPFNPAEVVARAQAVLRRSMAGSRQEEQRVLRVAPFEIDLEHHEATLEVGSERHTLVLTLTEFKLLAQLARAPRRVFSRAELMATCLPEGDALERTVDSHVSKLRKKLDDLGMQGVPVSVRGVGYKLWS; from the coding sequence ATGGCCCAGCCTGATCTCCCGACCCCTTCCAGCGCCGGCCAGGATGCCCAGGCGCTTGTCCTCATCGCCGAGGACGAACCCGAGATCGCCGAGATCCTGACCGCCTATCTCGCGCGCGGCGGCCTGCGCACCGTGCACGCGGCCGACGGCCGCCGCGCACTGGAACTGCACCTTCAGCTCAAGCCCGACCTCGTGCTGCTCGACGTGCAGATGCCGCACGTCGACGGCTGGAAGGTGCTCGCCGAAATCCGTCATCGCGGCGACACGCCCGTGATCATGCTGACCGCGCTCGACCAGGACATCGACAAGCTCACCGGCCTGCGCATCGGCGCCGACGACTACGTGGTGAAGCCGTTCAATCCCGCCGAAGTCGTCGCGCGCGCACAAGCCGTGCTGCGCCGTTCGATGGCCGGCTCGCGCCAGGAAGAGCAGCGCGTGCTGCGGGTCGCGCCGTTCGAGATCGATCTCGAACACCACGAAGCCACGCTCGAAGTGGGCAGCGAGCGGCACACGCTCGTGCTGACGCTCACCGAGTTCAAGCTGCTCGCGCAGCTCGCGCGCGCGCCGCGGCGCGTGTTCAGCCGCGCCGAGCTGATGGCCACCTGCCTGCCGGAAGGCGACGCGCTGGAGCGCACGGTGGACAGCCACGTCAGCAAGCTGCGCAAGAAGCTGGACGATCTCGGCATGCAGGGCGTACCGGTCAGCGTGCGCGGCGTCGGCTACAAGCTCTGGAGTTGA
- a CDS encoding ATP-binding protein: protein MKLDGLSRQIALTMAGMVFGVTMLMVLTATIFYYVAFNYWPAHFSTKNFLPTAPEWLWLIATTSVGLVLSVAVAVNLARRILVPLNSVTDSIRRVARGDLDARAVTGDRSLHEAALLADNFNALADELQRVTNEQAIWNAAIAHELRTPVTVLRGRLQGLAEGVFKPDEAQFRSLLAQVEGLTRLIEDLRVVSLADGGHLSIEIRDADLAADVRAVVDVFAHALQAAGQHPVLDLDTRQMRCDPVRIRQALLALLENARRHAVPGTIRIQTRIEAGMCRLRVEDDGPGIPADFAPHVFKAFRRVDESQPGGSGLGLAVVAAIAHAHHGEAVCVPTGTGGTRFEVQWPDNLVPAPENERFPA, encoded by the coding sequence GTGAAGCTCGATGGCCTGAGCCGGCAGATCGCGCTGACGATGGCCGGGATGGTGTTCGGCGTGACGATGCTGATGGTGCTTACCGCCACCATCTTCTACTACGTCGCGTTCAACTACTGGCCCGCGCATTTCAGCACGAAGAACTTCCTGCCGACCGCGCCGGAATGGCTGTGGCTGATCGCCACCACGTCGGTCGGCCTCGTGCTGTCGGTCGCGGTCGCCGTCAATCTCGCGCGCCGCATCCTCGTGCCGCTCAATTCGGTCACCGACAGCATTCGCCGCGTCGCGCGCGGCGATCTCGACGCGCGCGCCGTCACGGGCGACCGCTCGCTGCACGAAGCCGCGCTGCTCGCCGACAACTTCAACGCGCTCGCCGACGAGCTGCAGCGCGTGACCAACGAGCAGGCGATCTGGAACGCCGCGATCGCGCACGAGCTGCGCACGCCCGTCACGGTGCTGCGCGGGCGCCTGCAGGGGCTCGCCGAAGGCGTGTTCAAGCCCGACGAAGCGCAGTTCCGCAGCCTGCTCGCGCAGGTCGAAGGGCTGACGCGGCTGATCGAGGATCTGCGCGTGGTCAGCCTCGCGGATGGCGGCCATTTGAGCATCGAGATCCGCGACGCCGATCTCGCCGCCGACGTGCGCGCCGTGGTCGACGTGTTCGCCCACGCGCTGCAGGCCGCCGGCCAGCATCCGGTGCTCGATCTCGACACGCGGCAGATGCGCTGCGACCCGGTGCGCATTCGTCAGGCACTGCTCGCGCTGCTGGAAAACGCGCGCCGCCATGCGGTGCCCGGCACGATCCGGATCCAGACGCGCATCGAAGCAGGCATGTGCCGGCTGCGCGTCGAGGACGATGGCCCCGGCATCCCGGCCGATTTCGCGCCGCACGTGTTCAAGGCATTCCGGCGCGTCGACGAGTCGCAGCCGGGCGGCAGCGGCCTCGGGCTCGCCGTCGTCGCGGCGATCGCGCATGCGCATCACGGCGAAGCCGTTTGCGTGCCGACCGGCACGGGCGGCACGCGGTTCGAAGTGCAGTGGCCCGATAACCTCGTGCCGGCGCCGGAAAACGAGCGCTTTCCGGCCTGA